One window of the Asticcacaulis sp. SL142 genome contains the following:
- a CDS encoding ArdC family protein, producing MSELEAGRYPWAQAWGKAGASGPGLPRNAVTSARYSGINVLLLWDAAITHGFAAQSWLTFKQALAAGGSVRKGERGTTIVFADRFTPEAERQKALETGEDARAVPFLKRYTVFNVAQCENLRGVGQVNDVRLPERDLIPHAQKLISATGADVRIGGDQACYVPSADYIQVPPQPAFSDQINYYRTCFHELSHWTGHASRLNRDQSGRFGTTEYGREELCAEMGSAFVCAALGITPTVRHADYLGAWLDILREDNRAIFRAASQASKAADFILAFGPDAPASLTEVAA from the coding sequence ATGTCTGAACTGGAGGCGGGCCGCTATCCCTGGGCGCAGGCCTGGGGCAAGGCCGGAGCGTCCGGCCCCGGTCTGCCTCGCAATGCGGTAACGAGTGCGCGCTACTCTGGCATCAATGTTCTTTTGTTGTGGGATGCGGCCATTACCCATGGCTTCGCCGCGCAGTCATGGCTGACCTTTAAACAGGCCTTAGCCGCCGGTGGCTCTGTGCGTAAAGGCGAACGGGGCACGACAATTGTCTTTGCGGATCGCTTCACCCCCGAAGCGGAAAGGCAAAAGGCTCTTGAAACCGGCGAGGATGCACGGGCCGTGCCTTTCCTCAAACGCTATACGGTCTTTAATGTCGCCCAATGCGAAAACCTGCGGGGCGTCGGGCAGGTGAATGACGTCCGGTTACCGGAACGTGACCTGATACCTCACGCGCAAAAGCTGATTTCTGCAACCGGCGCTGATGTGCGTATCGGCGGCGATCAGGCCTGTTATGTGCCGTCCGCCGACTATATTCAGGTGCCGCCGCAACCGGCCTTTTCCGATCAGATTAATTATTATCGTACCTGTTTTCATGAACTCAGCCACTGGACGGGCCACGCCTCACGCCTGAACCGTGATCAGTCAGGACGCTTTGGCACAACGGAATATGGCCGTGAGGAACTATGTGCAGAAATGGGCAGTGCCTTTGTGTGCGCGGCTCTGGGCATCACACCGACTGTGCGCCATGCCGATTATCTGGGCGCATGGCTCGATATTCTGCGCGAAGACAATCGCGCCATTTTCCGCGCCGCCAGTCAGGCCAGCAAGGCCGCCGACTTCATTTTAGCTTTTGGCCCCGATGCGCCCGCAAGCTTAACGGAGGTAGCGGCATGA
- a CDS encoding DUF2958 domain-containing protein, which translates to MILLTPEIRARLLANGAAETEADHVPVVKFFDPCGAATWLVTELDSDGDTLFGLADLGFGFPEPGSFSLSEIEAVRLSFGLGIERDLYFVARFPLSVYAEAARRAGGIVEDTDRLTAVSVALKGTPDPEIPPVGG; encoded by the coding sequence ATGATCCTCCTTACCCCCGAAATCCGCGCGCGTCTCCTCGCCAATGGGGCCGCTGAAACTGAGGCCGATCACGTCCCGGTAGTCAAATTTTTCGATCCGTGCGGCGCGGCCACATGGCTAGTCACTGAACTGGATAGTGACGGCGACACCCTTTTTGGTCTGGCCGACCTCGGTTTCGGCTTTCCGGAACCGGGCAGTTTCAGCCTAAGCGAAATTGAGGCCGTGCGCCTCAGTTTTGGCCTGGGCATTGAGCGCGATCTTTACTTTGTGGCCCGCTTTCCACTGTCTGTCTATGCCGAAGCCGCCCGCAGGGCGGGCGGCATTGTGGAAGACACCGACCGCCTGACGGCTGTCTCTGTGGCCCTAAAGGGGACCCCCGATCCCGAAATTCCGCCTGTCGGCGGATGA
- a CDS encoding ParB/RepB/Spo0J family partition protein, with the protein MKLENIAFDKLDISELNMRHGRKAPDVSDILPSVRARGILVPLLVRPKSAEPDRFEIVAGRRRWFRVKTLIEEGGVSEPLPCAIMEAGDDAAALEASLIENIARLDPDEVSQWETFTRLIQKEGRTVEQIAQTFGVTDLHVRRVLALGNLVPRIRELYRADEINGVTVRHLTLATRSQQKRWLALWSDPENHAPTGAQLKAWLFGGASISTKAALFDLATYQGQIVTDLFGEDGYFADADRFWIAQNEAIAARRDQLVEDGWAEVEVLEIGEPFASWEFEKTPMTEGGKIFITVSAHGDVEIHAGFLSRKEARRKRSGGEYTDPDSPPKSLRPEVSGPMQTYIDLHRHAAVRAELARHSGVALRLMLAHAINGSPLWKVKPEPQNSRGEAMRISLVDSAAEAQFAESSQTARTLLDVPKDYDHLSGGNGDDY; encoded by the coding sequence ATGAAACTCGAAAACATTGCGTTTGATAAACTCGACATATCCGAACTGAATATGCGTCATGGCAGGAAGGCCCCTGATGTCAGCGACATTCTGCCCTCCGTTCGGGCGCGGGGTATACTTGTGCCCCTGCTGGTGCGGCCCAAATCGGCCGAGCCTGATCGCTTTGAAATCGTCGCCGGACGGCGGCGCTGGTTCCGTGTCAAAACCCTGATCGAGGAGGGCGGCGTGTCTGAGCCTTTGCCCTGCGCGATCATGGAGGCGGGCGATGATGCCGCCGCCCTTGAGGCGTCGCTGATCGAAAATATCGCCCGCCTTGATCCCGATGAGGTCAGCCAGTGGGAGACGTTTACGCGCCTGATTCAGAAAGAAGGACGAACCGTGGAGCAGATTGCCCAAACCTTTGGTGTGACGGACCTCCATGTCCGGCGGGTGCTGGCCCTTGGCAATCTTGTGCCCCGTATTCGTGAGCTTTATCGTGCCGACGAGATTAATGGGGTCACCGTGCGCCACCTCACCCTGGCCACCAGATCTCAGCAAAAGCGGTGGCTGGCCCTCTGGTCAGACCCTGAAAACCACGCCCCGACCGGTGCCCAACTGAAAGCCTGGCTGTTCGGCGGCGCGTCGATTTCGACCAAAGCCGCCCTGTTTGACCTCGCTACCTATCAGGGGCAGATCGTCACCGATCTGTTTGGTGAGGACGGATATTTTGCCGATGCTGATCGCTTCTGGATCGCGCAGAATGAGGCCATTGCCGCCCGCAGAGATCAGCTTGTTGAGGACGGCTGGGCAGAGGTCGAGGTTCTGGAAATCGGAGAGCCCTTTGCCTCATGGGAGTTTGAGAAAACCCCGATGACCGAAGGCGGGAAGATTTTTATTACCGTGAGTGCGCACGGTGACGTCGAGATTCATGCCGGCTTTCTGTCGCGTAAGGAAGCCAGACGCAAGCGTTCGGGAGGAGAATACACCGACCCTGACAGCCCGCCAAAGTCTCTGCGTCCCGAAGTGTCAGGCCCGATGCAGACCTATATTGACCTGCATCGTCACGCCGCCGTTCGCGCTGAACTGGCCCGTCATAGCGGTGTGGCGTTACGCCTGATGCTGGCTCATGCCATTAATGGCTCACCATTGTGGAAGGTAAAGCCAGAGCCGCAAAACAGTCGGGGCGAGGCCATGCGGATCAGCCTGGTTGACAGTGCTGCGGAGGCGCAGTTTGCCGAAAGCTCGCAAACGGCGCGGACTCTGCTCGATGTCCCGAAAGACTATGATCACCTGTCCGGCGGGAACGGCGATGACTATTAG